Proteins encoded by one window of Cupriavidus sp. EM10:
- a CDS encoding Lrp/AsnC family transcriptional regulator: protein MDATDRQLLGLLRDNARTPVTALAKALRVSRATVQNRIEKLEKEGQIVGYTVRLKPEAEPHRIRAWMTVAVEGNKARQVLQALRGDPNVQTLHTTNGRWDIIAELRADTLEQFDRTLDRIRLVDGISATETSILLSSYKL, encoded by the coding sequence ATGGATGCGACCGATCGTCAACTGCTGGGGCTGCTGCGCGACAACGCGCGCACGCCGGTGACGGCACTGGCCAAGGCGCTGCGCGTGTCGCGCGCCACGGTGCAGAACCGGATCGAGAAACTGGAGAAGGAAGGCCAGATCGTCGGCTATACGGTGCGGCTCAAGCCCGAGGCCGAGCCGCACCGCATCCGCGCCTGGATGACGGTGGCCGTGGAAGGCAACAAGGCGCGCCAGGTGCTGCAGGCGCTGCGTGGCGATCCCAACGTGCAGACGCTGCATACGACCAACGGCCGCTGGGACATCATTGCCGAACTGCGCGCCGATACGCTGGAGCAGTTCGACCGGACGCTCGACCGCATCCGGCTGGTCGATGGCATTTCGGCCACCGAGACCAGCATCCTGCTGTCGAGCTACAAGCTGTAG
- a CDS encoding dicarboxylate/amino acid:cation symporter, producing MTKRLPTLIFIAMLLGVIVGSAAHNMAPDAATAKSIADHLSILTDVFLRMIKMIIGPLVFATLVSGIASMGDGKTVGRIGLKAMAWFMAASITSLLLGLLMANLLAPGHGMNLPLPAADAASNLKTGALNLRDFVAHMFPKSFVEAMATNEVLQIVVFSLFFGFALGTLKDGVGKPVLAGIDGLGHIMLKVTNYVMAFAPLGVFGAVAAVITSQGLGVLVVYAKLLGSVYLSLALLWIALIAGGYYFLGRDVFKLIRQLRAPLMIGFATASSESAYPKVIDQLNRFGVKSRITNFVLPLGYSFNLDGSIMYTSFAALFVAQVYGIELSLSQQITMLLVLLVTSKGIAGVPRASLVVVAAVLPMFGLPEAGILLVLGIDHVLDMGRTVTNVLGNAIATTVVAKSENAIGAPELSDEADTSTDDAGLTPVQALASK from the coding sequence ATGACAAAACGACTGCCCACCCTGATCTTCATTGCGATGCTGCTCGGCGTGATCGTCGGCAGTGCCGCGCACAACATGGCACCCGATGCCGCCACGGCCAAGTCGATCGCCGATCACCTGTCGATCCTGACCGACGTGTTCCTGCGGATGATCAAGATGATCATCGGCCCGCTGGTGTTTGCCACGCTGGTGTCGGGCATCGCCAGCATGGGCGACGGCAAGACCGTCGGCCGCATCGGCCTGAAGGCGATGGCCTGGTTCATGGCCGCGTCGATCACGTCGCTGCTGCTGGGCCTGCTGATGGCCAACCTGCTGGCGCCGGGCCATGGCATGAACCTGCCGCTGCCTGCCGCCGACGCCGCGTCGAACCTGAAGACGGGCGCGCTGAACCTGCGCGACTTCGTCGCCCACATGTTCCCGAAGAGCTTCGTGGAGGCCATGGCCACCAACGAGGTGTTGCAGATCGTGGTGTTCTCGCTGTTCTTCGGCTTCGCGCTGGGTACGCTCAAGGACGGCGTGGGCAAGCCCGTGCTGGCCGGTATCGACGGCCTGGGCCACATCATGCTCAAGGTCACCAACTACGTGATGGCGTTCGCGCCGCTGGGCGTGTTCGGCGCCGTGGCGGCCGTGATCACGTCGCAGGGCCTGGGGGTGCTGGTGGTGTACGCCAAGCTGCTGGGCAGCGTGTACCTGTCGCTGGCGCTGCTGTGGATCGCGCTGATCGCCGGGGGCTACTACTTCCTGGGCCGCGACGTCTTCAAGCTGATCCGCCAGCTGCGCGCGCCGCTGATGATCGGCTTTGCCACGGCCAGCAGCGAATCGGCCTATCCGAAGGTCATCGACCAGCTGAACCGCTTTGGCGTGAAGAGCCGCATCACCAACTTCGTGCTGCCGCTGGGCTACTCGTTCAACCTGGACGGGTCGATCATGTACACGTCGTTCGCCGCGCTGTTCGTGGCGCAGGTGTACGGCATCGAGCTGTCGCTGTCGCAGCAGATCACCATGCTGCTGGTGCTGCTGGTGACCAGCAAGGGCATTGCCGGCGTGCCGCGTGCATCGCTGGTGGTGGTGGCCGCCGTGCTGCCGATGTTCGGCCTGCCCGAGGCCGGCATCCTGCTGGTGCTGGGCATCGACCATGTCCTGGACATGGGCCGCACCGTCACCAATGTGCTGGGCAACGCCATTGCCACAACCGTTGTCGCCAAAAGCGAGAACGCGATTGGCGCGCCGGAACTGTCTGATGAGGCAGATACCTCGACCGACGACGCCGGCCTGACACCCGTTCAGGCCCTGGCCAGCAAGTAA
- a CDS encoding dimethylarginine dimethylaminohydrolase family protein produces MTHRPTILLVAPTFYDVSYSINPWMDPAAWARDPGGMHRRAVASFDGLRDALDRAGFAVEVVQGTAGQPDMVFPANAAVVLDGKAVLARFRHPQRRGEEQPFATIFDDLRTRGLIDSVVLLPDGCFQEGAGDCIWDARRGHFWAGFGPRSSREAADAMAREFDHEVVALELATEQSYHLDVCFCPLSGGEVLYYPPAFTEHALRTLRARVPVSQRIEATEDDLRHFSVNAVNLDDHVVMTHTTSHLRHELGRRGYRLHEVDLTPYMMSGGGAYCMTLRLDRTSTPVRRAAAA; encoded by the coding sequence ATGACCCATCGCCCGACCATCCTGCTGGTTGCCCCAACGTTCTACGACGTGTCCTACAGCATCAATCCGTGGATGGACCCGGCGGCGTGGGCGCGCGACCCGGGCGGTATGCATCGCCGCGCGGTGGCGTCGTTCGATGGCCTGCGCGACGCGCTGGACCGTGCCGGCTTTGCCGTGGAAGTGGTTCAGGGCACGGCGGGCCAGCCCGACATGGTGTTCCCGGCCAATGCCGCCGTGGTGCTCGATGGCAAGGCGGTGCTGGCGCGCTTTCGCCACCCGCAGCGGCGCGGCGAGGAGCAGCCATTCGCGACGATCTTCGACGATCTGCGCACGCGCGGCCTGATCGACAGCGTGGTGCTGCTGCCCGACGGCTGCTTCCAGGAAGGCGCGGGCGACTGCATCTGGGATGCGCGGCGCGGCCACTTCTGGGCCGGCTTCGGGCCACGCTCGTCGCGCGAGGCGGCCGACGCCATGGCCCGCGAGTTCGACCACGAAGTGGTGGCGCTGGAGCTGGCGACCGAGCAGAGCTATCACCTGGACGTGTGCTTCTGTCCGCTCTCGGGCGGCGAGGTGCTGTACTACCCGCCGGCCTTTACCGAGCACGCATTGAGGACGCTGCGCGCCCGCGTGCCGGTGTCCCAGCGCATCGAGGCTACCGAGGACGACCTGCGCCACTTCAGCGTCAACGCGGTCAATCTCGACGATCACGTCGTCATGACGCACACCACATCGCATTTGCGCCATGAACTGGGCCGGCGCGGCTATCGGCTGCACGAGGTGGACCTGACGCCGTACATGATGTCCGGCGGCGGCGCCTATTGCATGACCCTGCGGCTCGACCGCACCAGCACGCCGGTGCGGCGTGCCGCGGCCGCATGA
- a CDS encoding (2Fe-2S)-binding protein, with amino-acid sequence MTTLTLNGKTVEVDADPSTPLLWALRDNLGMTGTKFGCGMAACGACTVHINGTATRSCVMPISATAGSKINTIESMGDDPVGKAVLAAWLKHDVAQCGYCQNGQVMSAVGLLRSKPRPTDADIDQAMAGNVCRCGTYQRIRAAIKDASRAIAVKA; translated from the coding sequence ATGACGACCCTCACCCTCAACGGCAAGACCGTGGAGGTGGACGCCGATCCGTCCACGCCACTGTTGTGGGCCCTGCGCGACAACCTCGGCATGACCGGCACCAAGTTCGGTTGTGGCATGGCCGCGTGCGGTGCCTGCACGGTCCATATCAACGGCACGGCCACGCGCAGCTGCGTGATGCCGATCTCGGCCACGGCCGGCAGCAAGATCAACACGATTGAAAGCATGGGCGACGACCCGGTCGGCAAGGCCGTGCTGGCGGCATGGCTCAAGCACGACGTGGCCCAGTGCGGCTACTGCCAGAACGGCCAGGTGATGAGCGCCGTGGGCCTGCTGCGCAGCAAGCCCCGGCCCACCGATGCCGATATCGACCAGGCCATGGCCGGCAATGTCTGCCGCTGCGGCACCTATCAACGGATTCGCGCGGCGATCAAGGACGCCTCGCGTGCCATCGCCGTCAAGGCATAA
- a CDS encoding diguanylate cyclase yields MARLGNWRPLLLAATGYFVLALAGLWLARMPGHAAAVWLANAFGLGMLLHRPTREAPSLLVTMLAANIVANVLGAGHPAGAALLLAAANLAELAGSAVLLRLMVGSQALARTGQLTTFGLTLGIASTVGPALSGLLGASVISARYGTPFPKVWWNWWNAGAIGMVLLLPLMMSLSRERVRATCQRPMLLRLAGLFSLCVAIGAGAIRAGHDPFVVMSLPLVIVALASNPFATALLTLLSAVAAEGIGLLSGVEYLATRSIPLSGALVMVFPVCIAFMTEQNRKGRLELRSSERRFRQALEHSAIGMALVGMDGRWQMVNRAMVDLLGYSADELRHLPFQLITHPDDLAPDLRLVERLLAGEIDSYRLEKRYRHKDGHYLWTLLAVSLVRDDNTGRPDHFIAQVEDIHTRRLAQEQLEQLTRRTQLAVEAGGVGIWEWDFTQTSITWDTRMHALHGTPPELGPPTLAQWIAMVHPEDVSRVSTEMRQAIRGTRRFDTEYRVVRPTGEIRHVRAMATISRHEDDTTRALVGTNWDITEQRNLNRALFEEKERLHITLRSIGDAVICTDRVMRVTFMNPIAEQLTGWSMDAAMGQPLEQVFRIVDEDTDLTIPSPVEQCLETLRPAYLQEGAVLQSLTGERHDVQDSAAPVLANDGSVLGAVLVFQDITTSRALQRELAHSATHDALTGLPNRAWFEKRLREACEQARQHGHRAALCFIDLDRFKIVNDTAGHGAGDVLLRELGYVIRHQVRPDDLLARLGGDEFALLLKDCSIEHAEQVGMKVIDAVRERRFPWNGRVYDVGASIGIAAIDNDVPPVSELMSRADVACYAAKAAGRNRVSVYRRDESDARRHHRELEVAAGIHSALEANRFRLYAQEICSLRPGQDDSRHVEILVRMVDEQGTLIMPGAFIPAAERYDLMGHIDRWVIRNVLQQYGDRLASVPGLSVSINLSANSLGEPFLLPFLHAALEDSALPADRIRLEITETALINNMTAASRVVADMRSAGCTVALDDFGAGLSSFAYLKQFPVDYLKIDGSFIRNLARNAVDREIVSSINDIGHRLGVRTVAEWVEDEGTLHTLRAIGVDYAQGYAIGKPMPLEAFLDTCEGAAAVD; encoded by the coding sequence ATGGCACGCCTCGGCAACTGGCGCCCGCTTCTGCTGGCGGCAACGGGCTACTTCGTCCTGGCGCTGGCCGGCCTGTGGCTGGCACGCATGCCGGGTCACGCGGCCGCCGTGTGGCTGGCCAACGCCTTCGGGCTGGGCATGCTGCTGCACCGGCCCACCCGCGAGGCGCCGTCGCTGCTGGTCACCATGCTGGCGGCCAATATCGTCGCCAACGTGCTCGGCGCCGGCCATCCGGCGGGTGCCGCGCTGCTGCTTGCGGCCGCCAACCTGGCCGAGCTGGCCGGATCGGCCGTGCTGCTGCGGCTGATGGTGGGCAGCCAGGCTCTGGCCCGTACCGGACAACTCACCACATTTGGGCTGACCCTGGGCATCGCCTCGACCGTGGGGCCGGCCCTGAGCGGCCTGCTGGGCGCCTCGGTCATCTCGGCGCGCTACGGCACGCCATTCCCAAAGGTGTGGTGGAACTGGTGGAACGCCGGCGCCATCGGCATGGTGCTGCTGCTGCCGCTGATGATGTCGCTGTCGCGCGAGCGCGTGCGCGCCACCTGCCAGCGCCCCATGCTGCTGCGGCTGGCCGGGCTGTTCTCGTTGTGCGTGGCCATCGGCGCCGGGGCCATCCGCGCCGGCCACGACCCGTTCGTGGTGATGTCGCTACCGCTGGTGATCGTCGCGCTGGCCAGCAACCCGTTTGCCACGGCGCTGCTGACGCTGCTGTCGGCGGTGGCCGCGGAAGGCATCGGGCTGCTGTCGGGCGTGGAATACCTGGCCACGCGCTCGATACCGCTGTCGGGCGCGCTGGTGATGGTGTTTCCGGTCTGCATCGCGTTCATGACCGAGCAGAACCGCAAGGGCCGGCTGGAACTGCGCAGCAGCGAACGGCGCTTCCGCCAGGCGCTGGAGCATTCGGCCATCGGCATGGCGCTGGTGGGCATGGACGGGCGCTGGCAGATGGTCAACCGCGCCATGGTCGACCTGCTGGGCTACAGCGCCGACGAACTGCGCCACCTGCCGTTCCAGCTGATTACCCACCCTGACGACCTCGCGCCCGACCTGCGGCTGGTGGAACGCCTTCTGGCCGGCGAGATCGACTCGTATCGGCTGGAAAAGCGTTATCGCCACAAGGACGGCCACTACCTGTGGACGCTGCTGGCGGTCTCGCTGGTGCGCGACGACAACACCGGGCGGCCCGACCATTTCATCGCGCAGGTGGAAGACATCCACACCCGCCGCCTGGCGCAGGAACAGCTGGAACAGCTGACGCGCCGCACCCAGCTGGCCGTGGAAGCGGGCGGCGTGGGCATCTGGGAATGGGATTTCACGCAGACGTCGATCACGTGGGACACCCGCATGCACGCGCTGCACGGCACCCCGCCGGAACTGGGCCCGCCCACGCTGGCCCAGTGGATCGCGATGGTCCACCCGGAGGACGTCAGCCGCGTCAGCACCGAAATGCGCCAGGCCATCCGCGGCACGCGCCGCTTCGACACCGAATACCGCGTGGTGCGGCCCACGGGCGAGATCCGCCACGTGCGCGCCATGGCCACCATCTCGCGCCACGAGGACGACACCACGCGGGCGCTGGTCGGCACCAACTGGGACATCACCGAGCAGCGCAACCTGAACCGGGCGCTGTTCGAGGAAAAGGAACGCCTGCACATCACGCTGCGGTCGATTGGCGACGCCGTGATCTGCACCGACCGCGTCATGCGCGTGACCTTCATGAACCCGATTGCCGAGCAACTCACCGGCTGGAGCATGGATGCCGCGATGGGCCAGCCGCTGGAACAGGTGTTCCGCATCGTCGACGAGGACACCGACCTGACGATCCCCAGCCCGGTCGAACAATGCCTGGAAACGCTGCGCCCGGCCTACCTGCAGGAAGGCGCCGTGCTGCAGAGCCTGACCGGCGAGCGCCATGACGTGCAGGATTCGGCCGCGCCGGTGCTGGCCAACGACGGCAGCGTACTGGGTGCGGTGCTGGTGTTCCAGGACATCACCACGTCGCGCGCGCTGCAGCGCGAACTGGCCCATTCGGCCACGCACGACGCGCTGACCGGCCTGCCCAACCGCGCCTGGTTCGAAAAGCGCCTGCGCGAGGCCTGCGAGCAGGCGCGCCAGCACGGCCATCGCGCGGCGCTCTGCTTTATCGACCTGGACCGCTTCAAGATCGTCAACGACACCGCCGGCCACGGCGCCGGCGACGTGCTGCTGCGCGAGCTGGGCTATGTGATCCGCCACCAGGTACGGCCCGACGACCTGCTGGCGCGCCTGGGCGGCGACGAATTCGCGCTGCTGCTCAAGGACTGCAGCATCGAACACGCCGAGCAGGTTGGCATGAAGGTGATCGACGCCGTGCGCGAGCGGCGCTTTCCGTGGAACGGCCGGGTCTATGACGTGGGCGCCAGCATCGGCATCGCCGCCATCGACAACGACGTGCCACCGGTCAGCGAACTGATGAGCCGCGCCGACGTGGCCTGCTACGCCGCCAAGGCGGCCGGCCGCAACCGCGTGTCGGTCTATCGCCGCGACGAAAGCGACGCACGGCGCCATCATCGCGAACTGGAGGTGGCCGCCGGCATCCATTCGGCGCTGGAAGCCAACCGGTTCCGGCTGTACGCGCAGGAAATCTGCTCGCTGCGCCCGGGCCAGGACGATTCGCGCCACGTGGAAATCCTGGTGCGCATGGTGGACGAACAGGGCACGCTGATCATGCCGGGCGCGTTCATTCCGGCCGCCGAGCGTTACGACCTGATGGGCCACATCGACCGCTGGGTGATCCGCAACGTGCTGCAGCAGTACGGCGACCGGCTGGCCAGCGTGCCGGGGCTGTCGGTGTCGATCAACCTGTCGGCCAACTCGCTGGGCGAGCCGTTCCTGCTGCCGTTCCTGCACGCCGCGCTGGAAGACTCGGCCCTGCCGGCCGACCGCATCCGGCTGGAAATCACCGAGACCGCGCTGATCAACAACATGACCGCCGCCAGCCGCGTGGTGGCCGACATGCGCAGCGCGGGCTGCACCGTGGCGCTGGACGACTTCGGCGCCGGCCTGTCATCGTTCGCCTACCTGAAGCAGTTCCCGGTCGACTACCTGAAGATCGACGGCAGCTTCATCCGCAACCTGGCCCGCAACGCCGTGGACCGCGAGATCGTCAGCTCGATCAACGACATCGGCCACCGCCTGGGCGTGCGCACCGTGGCCGAATGGGTCGAGGACGAGGGCACGCTCCATACGCTTCGCGCGATAGGCGTGGACTATGCGCAGGGGTATGCGATTGGCAAGCCGATGCCGCTGGAGGCGTTTCTGGATACTTGCGAAGGGGCGGCGGCGGTTGACTAG
- a CDS encoding c-type cytochrome → MDVKRFFRIASSALVAFVVFVVLAVGSTYWWGGRKLQRKIDVAVQPVAIPADATDIAHGKYLYESRGCADCHGGKGTGKQVFDEANGFRVFAPDLTRANPDIARYQPQDWDRAIRHGVAPSGRPLMVMPSEDYNRLSNEDFGALVAYVQSLPPGQGRGGEVHLPWFIQGMYGAGVIRDAAEKIDHSLPPAAPVAAAVNAQYGAYVANSCKGCHGAALRGGHIPGAPPDWPPAANLQPGGAMTHYPQADQFVAMMRTGKRPDGTDVSRVMPFSAFAKMNDIDLQALYLFLSQK, encoded by the coding sequence ATGGACGTCAAGCGATTCTTCCGCATTGCCAGCTCCGCGCTGGTCGCCTTTGTGGTGTTCGTCGTGCTGGCCGTGGGCAGTACGTACTGGTGGGGCGGCCGCAAGCTGCAGCGCAAGATCGACGTGGCCGTCCAGCCGGTGGCGATTCCCGCCGACGCCACGGACATCGCCCATGGCAAATATCTCTATGAGTCGCGCGGCTGCGCGGACTGCCACGGCGGCAAGGGCACCGGCAAGCAGGTGTTCGACGAAGCCAACGGCTTCCGGGTGTTTGCCCCCGACCTGACCCGCGCCAATCCCGATATCGCCAGATACCAGCCCCAGGACTGGGACCGCGCCATCCGCCACGGCGTGGCGCCGTCGGGCCGGCCGCTGATGGTGATGCCCAGCGAAGACTACAACCGGCTGTCCAACGAGGATTTCGGCGCGCTGGTGGCCTATGTCCAGAGCCTGCCGCCCGGCCAGGGCCGGGGCGGCGAAGTCCACCTGCCGTGGTTCATCCAGGGCATGTACGGCGCCGGCGTGATCCGGGACGCCGCCGAGAAGATCGACCACAGCCTGCCGCCGGCCGCCCCGGTGGCCGCCGCCGTGAACGCCCAGTACGGGGCGTACGTGGCCAATTCCTGCAAGGGCTGCCACGGCGCCGCGCTGCGCGGCGGCCATATCCCGGGCGCGCCGCCTGACTGGCCGCCCGCCGCCAACCTGCAGCCGGGCGGGGCGATGACGCACTACCCCCAGGCCGACCAGTTCGTGGCCATGATGCGGACCGGCAAGCGGCCCGACGGCACCGACGTCAGCCGCGTGATGCCGTTCTCCGCCTTCGCCAAAATGAACGACATCGACCTGCAGGCGCTCTATCTGTTCCTCAGCCAGAAATAA
- a CDS encoding helix-turn-helix domain-containing protein, which yields MKLDPELAEKPYYSTRTAAKLLNVSLGTVQKMVERGELGAWKTNGGHRRIHKETVHRLLANRAMPDVGVEHNLDLVVFHPNHTEAQRISAQLGKWSLPLKTQVLEDVVDTVITSVDARPRVVLYYVEELNDAESATIEKLQNFFARQRVIFAVITNRQAYDGVADALQQWGIMVFLKTPSLEEIKGFLRAQLMMGRAGA from the coding sequence ATGAAACTGGATCCAGAACTGGCTGAAAAGCCGTACTACAGCACGCGAACCGCTGCAAAACTTCTCAACGTATCGCTGGGCACCGTCCAGAAAATGGTGGAACGCGGCGAACTTGGCGCCTGGAAGACCAATGGCGGCCACAGGCGCATCCACAAGGAAACCGTGCACCGGCTGCTGGCCAACCGTGCCATGCCCGATGTCGGCGTCGAGCACAATCTCGATCTCGTGGTATTTCACCCCAACCATACCGAAGCGCAACGCATCAGCGCCCAGCTGGGCAAATGGTCGCTGCCGCTGAAGACCCAGGTACTGGAGGACGTGGTGGACACGGTGATTACATCAGTCGACGCGCGCCCTCGCGTGGTGCTCTACTACGTGGAGGAGCTCAACGATGCCGAATCTGCCACGATCGAGAAACTGCAGAACTTCTTTGCGCGGCAACGCGTGATCTTCGCGGTCATCACCAATCGCCAGGCCTACGACGGCGTGGCGGACGCCCTGCAGCAATGGGGCATCATGGTGTTCCTGAAAACGCCATCGCTAGAGGAAATCAAGGGCTTCCTGCGCGCCCAGCTGATGATGGGACGCGCGGGGGCTTAA
- a CDS encoding HPP family protein: MPAAFDPTASVAEARAWLRTFVPLPVAASWRERLKSCLGALIGLALTEWICRQFLLGFNPWFIAPMGASAVLLFGVPASPLAQPWSIIGGNLVAATVGVACAKWIPDPGLAAGVAVAGAIALMFQLRCVHPPSGAVAVTAVFGGPAVHALGFGFVVIPVAINSMLLLLTALAFNNLARRRYPHRPPEPAAQHHTKDVPPSKRVGFNRADLDAVLAARGEFLDIEEDDLEAILVAAELRAHSRRFGEVLCGEIMSRDVVSVRPGQLAADAAALMTRHHIKALPVVDRQQRLLGILTQSDFFSAYRVNSRRVNGAVRDLMTRAVVTARANHPIVSLAQAFSDGGLHHVPVLDERNRVVGMVTQSDLVAALLRQSDQAMDAAEAAKPAG; this comes from the coding sequence ATGCCCGCTGCATTCGACCCGACCGCTTCCGTCGCCGAGGCCCGTGCCTGGCTGCGCACTTTCGTCCCCCTGCCCGTCGCCGCCAGCTGGCGCGAGCGGCTCAAGAGCTGCCTGGGCGCCCTGATCGGCCTGGCGCTGACCGAATGGATCTGCCGCCAGTTCCTGCTGGGCTTCAATCCGTGGTTCATCGCGCCGATGGGCGCTTCCGCCGTGCTGCTGTTCGGCGTGCCCGCCAGTCCACTTGCCCAGCCGTGGTCGATCATCGGCGGCAACCTGGTGGCCGCCACGGTGGGCGTGGCCTGCGCGAAATGGATTCCCGACCCCGGCCTGGCCGCCGGCGTGGCGGTGGCAGGCGCCATCGCGCTGATGTTCCAGCTGCGCTGCGTGCACCCGCCCAGCGGCGCGGTGGCCGTGACCGCCGTGTTTGGCGGCCCGGCGGTGCATGCGCTGGGCTTTGGCTTCGTGGTGATCCCGGTGGCCATCAATTCGATGCTGTTGTTGCTGACCGCCCTGGCCTTCAACAACCTCGCCCGGCGCCGCTACCCGCACCGCCCGCCCGAGCCGGCGGCGCAGCATCACACGAAAGACGTGCCGCCGAGCAAGCGGGTGGGCTTCAACCGGGCCGACCTCGACGCCGTGCTGGCAGCACGCGGCGAATTCCTGGACATCGAGGAAGATGACCTCGAAGCCATCCTGGTGGCGGCCGAGCTGCGCGCCCATTCGCGCCGCTTCGGCGAAGTGCTATGCGGGGAAATCATGTCGCGCGATGTGGTGTCGGTGCGCCCGGGCCAGCTTGCCGCCGATGCCGCCGCGCTGATGACGCGCCACCACATCAAGGCGCTGCCCGTGGTGGATCGGCAGCAGCGACTGCTTGGCATCCTCACGCAGAGTGACTTTTTCAGCGCCTATCGCGTGAACTCACGCCGCGTCAATGGTGCGGTGCGAGACCTGATGACCCGCGCCGTGGTCACTGCGCGCGCCAACCATCCGATCGTCAGCCTGGCGCAGGCATTCTCCGACGGCGGCCTGCACCACGTTCCGGTGCTGGACGAGCGCAATCGGGTGGTGGGCATGGTCACGCAATCTGACCTCGTGGCGGCCCTGCTGCGCCAGAGCGATCAGGCCATGGACGCGGCAGAAGCCGCCAAACCGGCTGGTTGA
- a CDS encoding sigma-54 dependent transcriptional regulator — MSAEPVEAIEAANAPAALTVLVVEDDADVRLGCEQALRLEGIATRAVGSAEAALREVEAGFAGIVVSDIHLPGADGMALLRELGARDAALPVIMITGHGDVSLAVQAMKQGAYDFLEKPFSPERLVATCRRALDKRRLALEVADLRARLAGREGLAARLIGHSPAIERLRQMIAGIGDTAANVLIHGETGTGKELVARCLHEASGRRARHFVPINCGGLPEQLFESEIFGHEAGAFTGAAKRRIGKIEHAEGGTLFLDEIESMPMPMQIKLLRVLQERVVERLGSNQPVPVNTRVVAATKADLRALAEASQFRADLYYRLNVVTLELPPLRERREDVPLLFEHFLAQAALRFERDAVPPTPAEMAALVAYPWPGNVRELRNLAERHTLGLGCDPTQGGAAPEALPLPQAVEQFERALIADALRRHAGNLTRAGEALGVAKTTLFDKVRKYGLSTGTAN, encoded by the coding sequence ATGTCGGCTGAACCGGTCGAAGCCATCGAAGCCGCCAACGCACCGGCCGCGCTGACGGTGCTGGTGGTCGAGGACGATGCCGACGTGCGGCTGGGCTGCGAACAGGCGCTGCGGCTCGAAGGCATCGCCACGCGCGCCGTGGGCAGCGCGGAGGCGGCGCTGCGCGAGGTGGAAGCCGGCTTTGCCGGCATCGTCGTCAGCGACATCCACCTGCCCGGCGCCGACGGCATGGCCCTGCTGCGCGAACTCGGCGCGCGCGACGCTGCCTTGCCGGTGATCATGATCACCGGCCACGGCGACGTCTCGCTGGCGGTGCAGGCCATGAAACAAGGCGCCTACGATTTCCTGGAAAAGCCGTTCTCGCCGGAGCGGCTGGTGGCCACCTGCCGCCGCGCGCTGGACAAGCGCAGGCTGGCGCTGGAAGTGGCCGACCTGCGGGCGCGGCTGGCGGGCCGCGAGGGCCTGGCAGCCAGGCTGATCGGCCATTCCCCGGCCATCGAGCGGCTGCGCCAGATGATCGCCGGCATTGGCGACACCGCCGCCAACGTGCTGATCCACGGCGAAACCGGCACCGGCAAGGAACTGGTGGCGCGCTGCCTGCACGAAGCCAGCGGCCGCCGTGCCAGGCATTTCGTGCCGATCAACTGCGGCGGCCTGCCCGAACAGCTGTTCGAATCGGAGATCTTCGGGCACGAGGCCGGCGCGTTCACGGGCGCGGCCAAGCGCCGCATCGGCAAGATCGAGCATGCCGAGGGCGGCACGCTGTTCCTCGACGAGATCGAGAGCATGCCGATGCCGATGCAGATCAAGCTGCTGCGCGTGCTGCAGGAACGCGTGGTGGAACGGCTCGGGTCGAACCAGCCGGTACCCGTCAACACGCGCGTGGTGGCCGCCACCAAGGCCGACCTGCGCGCACTGGCCGAAGCCAGCCAGTTCCGCGCCGACCTGTACTACCGCCTGAACGTGGTCACGCTCGAACTGCCGCCGCTACGCGAACGCCGCGAGGACGTGCCGCTGCTTTTCGAACACTTCCTGGCGCAGGCCGCCTTGCGTTTCGAGCGCGATGCCGTGCCGCCCACGCCCGCAGAAATGGCGGCCCTGGTGGCCTACCCATGGCCCGGCAACGTACGCGAACTGCGCAACCTGGCCGAACGCCATACGCTCGGGCTGGGCTGCGATCCCACACAGGGCGGCGCGGCGCCCGAGGCGCTGCCGCTGCCGCAGGCCGTGGAGCAGTTCGAGCGCGCGCTCATCGCCGATGCCTTGCGGCGTCACGCCGGCAACCTGACGCGCGCCGGCGAAGCGCTGGGCGTGGCCAAGACCACGCTGTTCGACAAGGTCCGCAAGTACGGCCTGTCGACAGGCACGGCCAACTGA